The following proteins come from a genomic window of Canis lupus dingo isolate Sandy chromosome 20, ASM325472v2, whole genome shotgun sequence:
- the MICOS13 gene encoding MICOS complex subunit MIC13 yields the protein MVPRVWSLMRFLIKGSVAGGAVYLVYDQELLGPSDKSQAVLQRAEEVVPPAMYQLSQYVCEQTGLKMPQLPAPPKFNFHFRDTWNSGILTVMSALSVAPSKAREYSRDGWEYLKERIK from the exons ATGGTGCCCCGAGTGTGGTCGCTGATGAG GTTCCTCATCAAGGGCAGCGTGGCCGGGGGTGCGGTCTACCTGGTGTACGACCAGGAGCTGCTGGGCCCAAGCGACAAGAGCCAGGCTGTGCTCCAGAGGGCCGAGGAGGTGGTGCCCCCAGCCATGTACCAGCTCAGCCAGTACGTGTGCGAGCAGACCGGCCTGAAGATGCCCCAG ctcccagcccctccAAAATTTAACTTTCACTTCCGTGACACCTGGAACTCAG GGATCCTCACGGTGATGTCAGCTCTGTCGGTGGCCCCCTCCAAGGCCCGCGAGTACTCCAGGGACGGCTGGGAATACCTGAAGGAGCGGATCAAGTAG